Genomic segment of Seriola aureovittata isolate HTS-2021-v1 ecotype China chromosome 1, ASM2101889v1, whole genome shotgun sequence:
cacacataaaattatAAACACATTGTTTATAGTTTTAAAGGAGAGAATGTGCAGGTGAAGTCAGAGACACGTGGAGGGCTCATGGTAAATGTTAAGACATTGTAcaagatgagaaagagagaaaacagcataaacaacacaaaatatacAGTGAAGGGAAACAGATGTTTAAATAGTTGAGACGTCAGAGTGATGGACGACAAGAAAAGTAAATTGAGtcttttaaagtttaaagaatAACTGAAggtctgtttgtctctgagaGAATCATATGTCTCAGTGTTGATGGACTCTGTCCTCGGCAGGATGATCACAGTGTCCTGGGATAAGAAGATGGTGGCCTGGGACCTGGAGACGGGACAGACTGTGGTGagtcttctgctgctgttgttcagGAGCTCTGGGGTTCAAACCGGCAACCTCCTGGTCCCCAGGTCCGAGACTAGAATTATTCCTGTCAGGAGAGAAGCCTGTTCGTGTATGTGAACgtacattcattttattctgtctGGTCTGttgtttatcttttatttacatttatttcacaaacaaatataaacacattcaaGATGAAAGAGTTTTATTGGAAatagaaggaaagagaaagagtcgTTGTGTTGAAGAGCCGAGACGTTAGAATCATTCTGGTACGAAATCtaattctttttaaatgattgtgGATCTGAAACAGCTGATCCACTCACAGAAAATTCATCCGCTATAATTTggataattgattgattgtcatTGATCTTCTGTTTTCTGACTCACGACTCATccattcactgaaaacaaatcaatagaTTCATTGATAaatgtgcagctgctgaagtgTTCCTGGAGGTAAACCTTTCCATCGATCCTCGTCTCACAGTGGAAGTGGCGGCTGGGCGGTCTGCTGACCTCCTGCAGCGTCTCGCCTGACGGCCGCCTggttgtttgtgcagctgaTCCTCAGAACAGCATTTACATCAGTGACGCAGCGAGCGGACAGACGCTGCACCACGTGAGCGGTACGACGGCGCCACACGCCTCCGCACtgtcattaatattcatgtgtTAGTGTTAATGCAGGTGCgttgttttctcctccagatCATCACCGCTCCACCATCACACGCTGCAGGTTCGACCCTCAGAGCCAGAGAGTGGCCACGGTGTCTGCGGACCGCAGCATCAGACTGTGGGACCTGCTGGTCCAGAAGACCACCGTGTCCATCgacaggtgagacacagagacgctCTGTCCAATCTGCTTCAGCTTCTTACTTTCCTGGATAGTCTCCCTGACTTGTTGtttcctgcttctctctcagtaaccatggcaacgtcATCTCCGACTGCTGCTTCACCAACAACGGGCAATTCCTCTGCACAGCATCATGGGATAAGACATTGAAGCTGTGGGACCTTCAGGCGGGGGGGTTTCGATCTCACGGCGGGACGTCGCTGCAGAGAGGTCATGAAGGCAGcgtgagctgctgcagcttctctgctgACGGTGAGACCTCTGAGCAAGGCAGCGGCAGCACGTCACCTCTGTCTCATCAAACACTTTCTGTCGTGTTTCCTCAGCGAACCTGCTGGTGTCTGGCTCCTACGACAGGACTGTTGCATTCTGGGATATGTCCTCCCTCTGCCTGTCGCTCATCTTGAAGGTAGTGAAACTCACTGAGCTGCACAggtcatgtgttcatgtgtcacATGTTCAATACTGATGCTTGTGTCACAGGGCCACAGTGATTGGGTGACAGACGTGTCAGTCAGCGCAGACAGGAAGTTGGTCGCCTCTGCCTCTAAGGTATCGTCTTCATTACCTGCAGTGATTTTAACCCCCGCGGTGCCAGAGCTCAGGTCAGATTCACAGTTAACAGaagtttctgtttgttcacTTGAACTCAACTTCCATGAATCCATGATTCTTTTAATGGAGGTAGGACGTCCGACCCTGAGTCAGTCCTTCACCTACAGACTTCCTCATCATTCAGTCATTTGTTCTCCACAAGGTTTACTCTGACCTTCAGGTCTGTGCTTCTGTTCTCAGGACCCTGCAGACAGAGGATGTGATCAAATTTGAACTCTGTTGATCGGGAGGGACTTCCTGTGGGGACAAGAGCCCCCAAATCAGATCCACTGTTCTTTATCTTTAAACAAGGGAAAACCAAGAAAAACTGCTGATATTTGAAGCAGATGTTTGAGTTGAAGACCTGACCTCTCCAACAGTCTGAAAAGATTCCTCGTATGTTGAAAACCTACTGAAGGAATGAAGCGTTCTGCGGCTGTTTGACTCTGACTTTGACTTTGTCTCTGCAGGACGG
This window contains:
- the LOC130184985 gene encoding WD repeat-containing protein 88-like, translating into MSTNIDPLSVEEAAGGGEEEEEEEEEEGGAGEWNRQSQVPVKVLRAHSDSVTAARLCFSDSRLLSCSSDRTAILWDVDTCRPLRMFEGVHGKTITECALVPNSNRMITVSWDKKMVAWDLETGQTVWKWRLGGLLTSCSVSPDGRLVVCAADPQNSIYISDAASGQTLHHVSDHHRSTITRCRFDPQSQRVATVSADRSIRLWDLLVQKTTVSIDSNHGNVISDCCFTNNGQFLCTASWDKTLKLWDLQAGGFRSHGGTSLQRGHEGSVSCCSFSADANLLVSGSYDRTVAFWDMSSLCLSLILKGHSDWVTDVSVSADRKLVASASKDGTVRLWDIENMEEIPEVMEKRRTEGSGIHILKCEECGKPFPVSRLQTSELLTQCVFCRLRSPSRYRPQPPPLM